The DNA sequence GAAAAATTCGGACCGTATCCTTTTCCTGTTTATGGAGATCCGCGAAGAAAAGCCTACAAAGCTCTGGGACACGTGACGATGCCTAAGCTGAAGCTGTTAACAATGGCAGCTGCCGGTGGAGTTACCGGAAAAATTAAAAACTTTCTGCCGAAGGAAAAGGGACAGAGAAAATTCGTTGCTGACTCTATGAAAATCCAGGATGTCTATATCCAGGGAGGTACATGGATCTTTAATTCAGACTCAGAGCTCGTCTGGAATCATATCGACAGCTCCCCGGAAGACTATGCTTCATTGGAAGATATTGAGCAGATTCTTGAGCAGATAAAATAATTCGTATGACGAAAGGTTTCATATCAGTGAAGAAGGGAAAACTGTAGTAAATACTTTTCTGAATGGAGGTGTGCACAATGAACAAGCAGGTAGTAGCTGTCCTGCAATCTTTAAAACATAAGGACGGGGTTCTGCGTGAGCTGGAATTAAAAGGGTTTTCCAAAGAAGATATCGAGATTCTTCATAAAGAAGAGGAAGGAGCTTCCGAATATTCCGGATTTTTCAAGCAGGGGGACTACGTTGTTATCGTTGATTCTCAGAAGGAAATCGGACACATTCCGGTAGAAGAGGAAGATACGCTTGATGAGCACCGGACCCCGAAAGGCCATCACCACCATCCCCATCATCAGATGAAGCAGGGGTTGTAACTGAATAGTCATCATAATGAGACTGACCCGCATCATTTCGGGTCAGTCTCATTTTCTGCTTATAAGAAGTTGGCTCATCAGCGATATTTAAGGCGTTACATGATAAAATAGAAATTGCAGTGATCAGAAAACTGTGGAATTTCTGCAGGGAGGTCTGCCTTTATGATGAAAGGTAAACAAGAGCGCTCTACAATAGAGCAGCCGCAAATATTGAAACTGGTCGAAAATGTAGAAAAAGTTGTCGTCGGTAAGCGCCGGGAAATAGAGCTTAGTTTAATTGCTATTTTAAGTGGAGGGCACGTGCTGCTCGAAGACGTACCTGGAGTCGGTAAAACGATGATGGTTCGTGCCATTGCCCGTTCGCTTGGAGCTGACTTCAAGCGGATCCAGTTCACTCCGGATCTGCTCCCGTCAGATGTGACCGGCGTGTCTGTATTTAATCAAAAAACGATGGAATTTCAATTCCGTCCCGGTCCGGTAATGACGAACATAGTTCTGGCTGACGAGATCAACCGGACCTCGCCAAAAACGCAGGCGGCCCTGCTGGAGGCGCTGGAAGAAGGAAGTGTAACAACGGATGGAGAAACGCGGGAGCTTCAGCAGCCCTTTTTCGTGATGGCCACTCAAAATCCAATCGAATACGGTGGAACCTATCCGCTTCCGGAAGCGCAGCTGGATCGTTTCCTGTTTAAATTCCAGATTGGGTATCCTACGAAATCCGAAGAGCTGGAAGTGTTGAACCGGGTGGAAAAACAGCATCCAATTGAAACGCTGCAGTCGGTAATGGAACTGGAAACCCTTCTTTCCATGCAGGAGGAAGTGAAAAAAGTTTATGTGCAGAAAAATGTAAAAGAATACATTATCTCTATCGTGAATGCGACCCGTCATCACCACTCTGTCTACCTTGGAGCAAGCCCGCGGGCGTCAATTGCTTTGATGAAGGCAGGGCAGGCGTTCGCTTATATTCAAAACAGAGATTACGTCATACCTGATGATATTAAATATTTAGCTCCATTCACCCTGCGGCACCGCATCATGCTAAGCTCCGATGCCAAGCTTTCCGATACGACAACGGAACGCATTGTAAAGGACGTTATCGATCAGGTGCGGATCCCTGCCGGCAGTGAGCAGGCTCAATGAGAAAAATATGGGGAACAGTTAAACCGGTCCTTCAGCTGCTGACCGCTGTCCTTCTGCTTATTTCCCTGTTCAGCTATGCTATGTTTCAGGGGAATTTTGTGAGCTGGTTTTTATTTTACACGGTTGTTACGTTGATCGTGCTTATAACTGCCTATGCAATGATTCCTCTCGGTAATTTTCATGTGGAGCGGAAAAGTGGCCAGGGAGCCATGCAGGCAGGGAATGGGCTTACGGTTGAGATCCAGATTGAGCGTTCCTGGCTTTTTCCTTTTTTATATTTAGCCGTTGAAGATGTTACCGAAGAATCACTGACAAAACAGCTCCCCTACCAGGCTTCTAAAATTATTTTTTACCCTACGATGAAAAGGGTGCTTACTTATAGTTACACTATTCCAAATTTAAAAAGGGGGAAGTACCATTCCTACGGAGTGAAGCTTTCCACGAGTGACATCTTTGGTTTTATCAAAAAAGAAAAGTTTGTTTCGATGCCTTCCGAGCTGCTTGTTTATCCGAAATATTATAATATTGAACAATGGGAAGCCTATGAGAAGCATGACTCGGAAACCTCCATAGCACTGCAGGATTTTATAGAAGACCGTACTTCCATTGCCGGGGCGAGAGAATATGTCCCGGGGGATAAGCTGACGAGTCTGGACTGGAAAGCAACGGCAAGAGCGAATAAACTGATGACGAAAGAATTTGAAGATTACGTCGGCCAGAATTTTCTGGTTGTCTTTAATAACAGCGTGCCGGACACTTCTTTTGCGGTGTCGGATGCTTATGAAAAAGGGATCGAACTCGTGACTTCCATCATTATGTATGCCCAGAGAGAACAGCTGCAGCTCGGCTTCTGGTCTTTTGGAAAAGAAGGAAAAAGATTCCCTTTCGGGGCAGCCTCGGAACAGCAGAAAAACATGGTTTCCTACCTGGCACAAACCAGTCCGGATGAAGCAAATCTTTTCACAAAAAATTTGAAAAAGCATGAAGATGAAATTCCGGGAGGCGTAACGCTGATTATTGTTTCCGTGGAACTGACAGATGATATGCTTGATCTGATGAGAACTCTGCTGGCCCGGCGGGTGAACATCCTTTTTGCGCTGATGGACAAAGGCAAAGAGGTGGATGCCTGGGAATATAAGCGGTTGAAGAAGCTCCGCGAAAATGGGGCGGACGCTTACCTGCTGGCGAATGGTTTTTGGGCGGAAAGCACGTCGAAGGTTGAGGGTGATTAAGTGAAGCGGTTGAATTCGAAGTCGATGTCCTCCATTACACACTTTTTTATTTACGCGCTGACGCTTCTTCTCGTATGGGAATGGCTGCGTCCGATTCCGGTTATAACAAACACGGGTGAAATTGAACTATTCGTATGGTTTACATTCGCAAGTGCCCTGCTTATTTATCTGCGTCTGCCTGTCTATGTGACAGCGCCTGTTTTACTTGCAGGAAGTATTTACGGGCTGCATCTTATTTTTTTCGAAGGAAGCTTTTTGTCGAGAGAGGGGGGCATGGAAACAGTCCGTGCCTTATCAGCGGAAATTGGAGCTAACGTGAGTCTCATTATCAACGGGAATTTTGCTGAACTTACCGACCTGTTCCGCTCTTTCCTATTATTTATGCTGCTCGCTCTTATCTGCTATCTTCTCTACTACTGGGTGCTGTATAAAGGGAAAGTTTTCCTGTTTTTACTTAGTACAGTTGTTTATATTACTATCCTGGATACTTTTACTCCTGTAGATGCTTCCCAGGCGATTATCCGCATTATTATAATTGGTTTCTTTATGCTTACCCTGCTCCAGATGCTGAAGGTGCAGGATGAGGAACGTGCAATAGGCAGGAGGAAAAAAGCCTTTTTCTCCCCTGCATGGATGTATACGCTGATCGTTATCATCGGCATTTCTGTAGCGGCAGGACTGCTCGCACCGAAACCGGAACCTCAGTGGGCGGATCCGGTACCGGCTATGCGGGTACTTGTCGGAGCAGAAGGATCCGGCGGCGGAAGCGGTGTGAGCCGTGTCGGC is a window from the Alkalicoccus halolimnae genome containing:
- a CDS encoding peroxiredoxin-like family protein — encoded protein: MRENDDVWKKHGAELAVITPSAGDYNAQFLEKFGPYPFPVYGDPRRKAYKALGHVTMPKLKLLTMAAAGGVTGKIKNFLPKEKGQRKFVADSMKIQDVYIQGGTWIFNSDSELVWNHIDSSPEDYASLEDIEQILEQIK
- a CDS encoding AAA family ATPase, with protein sequence MKGKQERSTIEQPQILKLVENVEKVVVGKRREIELSLIAILSGGHVLLEDVPGVGKTMMVRAIARSLGADFKRIQFTPDLLPSDVTGVSVFNQKTMEFQFRPGPVMTNIVLADEINRTSPKTQAALLEALEEGSVTTDGETRELQQPFFVMATQNPIEYGGTYPLPEAQLDRFLFKFQIGYPTKSEELEVLNRVEKQHPIETLQSVMELETLLSMQEEVKKVYVQKNVKEYIISIVNATRHHHSVYLGASPRASIALMKAGQAFAYIQNRDYVIPDDIKYLAPFTLRHRIMLSSDAKLSDTTTERIVKDVIDQVRIPAGSEQAQ
- a CDS encoding DUF58 domain-containing protein, whose protein sequence is MRKIWGTVKPVLQLLTAVLLLISLFSYAMFQGNFVSWFLFYTVVTLIVLITAYAMIPLGNFHVERKSGQGAMQAGNGLTVEIQIERSWLFPFLYLAVEDVTEESLTKQLPYQASKIIFYPTMKRVLTYSYTIPNLKRGKYHSYGVKLSTSDIFGFIKKEKFVSMPSELLVYPKYYNIEQWEAYEKHDSETSIALQDFIEDRTSIAGAREYVPGDKLTSLDWKATARANKLMTKEFEDYVGQNFLVVFNNSVPDTSFAVSDAYEKGIELVTSIIMYAQREQLQLGFWSFGKEGKRFPFGAASEQQKNMVSYLAQTSPDEANLFTKNLKKHEDEIPGGVTLIIVSVELTDDMLDLMRTLLARRVNILFALMDKGKEVDAWEYKRLKKLRENGADAYLLANGFWAESTSKVEGD